The Lichenihabitans psoromatis genomic interval AACGGCTTGCACGCCGCCATAGCGTTTGGCCAGGGTCGTGACCTCGAGAAGCGCAGCCTCGCTCATTCGGCGGTCTCCACGCGCGGTTGGGGCTGCGGGACGCTGGGCCTCCCGAAGGGCGAGCGCAGTTTACTCACGAAGCCGACGAGGCCGCTCGGGAACGCCAGCACAAGACCGACGATCACGGCGCCGAGGATCAGCTTCGAATAATCCGTCTGGCTGACGAGCCAGATCGAGAGGGCCTTGTAGACGCCCGCGCCGACGACGCTGCCCGACACCGTGCCAACGCCGCCGAGCAGCACCATAACCAGACCATCGACCGAGGTCGGGATACCGAGCGCGTCGGGGAAGACGCTGCCTTTCAGGAAAGCGAATTCCGCGCCCGCCAACCCCGCGGCACCGCCGGCCACGACGAAGGCAATCCATTGCGTCCAATAGCGGCCGATCCCGATCGCTTCGGAGCGCAGCATGCTGTCGCGCACCGCCCTCAGCCCGTATCCGAAAGGCGAAAACACAAGCATCCGAAGCGCCGCGACTCCGAGAACGGCGCAGCCGAGCGCGAACCAGAAGAAGCCGCGCGGCGATGACGCCCAAGCGGCGGGCCAAACGCCGAGCAACCCGTTGTCGCCTCCGGTAACGGCGCTCCATTGGAACGCGATGGACCAGGCGATCTGCGCGAACGCCAGGGTCAGCATGGCGAAATAGACGCCTGACAGCCGCACGCAGAACAGACCGAACAGCGCCGCCCCCGCGATACCGAACGCGACACCGCAGCCAAGCGCCGGGATCATCGACAAGCCGAGCGCCTTGGTGGCGAGCGCCGCGCCATAGGCCCCAAGGCCGAAATAGGCCGCATGACCGAAGGACGCGAGGCCGGCGGTCGACATCAGCAATTGCAGGCTGGCCGCAAACAGAGCCACGATGAGGATCTCGGCCCCGACCGTAAGCCAATAATCCCCGGCCACCAGCGGCAGCGCCGCCAACACCACCACGACACCGGCAACCGCAACCCGGCCGCGCGACGACATCGGCGCCCACGGGCGCGACGCCAGTACGGCGGCGCTTCGCGACAGCGCCTCGCGACGACCGAACAGCCCATAGGGCCGGATCACCAGAACGGCGGCCATCACCAGGAACGCGAGAACGATCGACACGGTCGGGAAGGCCAGGATCCCGAAGGCATTGAGTTCGGCCACGATGACCGAGGCGACGAACGCTCCGCCGACACTGCCGAGACCGCCGATCACCACGACCACGAAAGCTTCGACGATGACCTGCAGGTCCATAGCATGGTTGACGGCGTCGCGCGGGATCTGCAGCGCGCCGCCGAGGCCGGCCAGAAAAACGCCCAACGCGAAGACGGCCGTGAACAGCCACTTCTGATTGACGCCGAGCGCCGCCACCATCTCCCGATCCTGCGTGGCGGCCCGCAGCAAGATGCCGAACCGCGTTCGATGCAACACCAACCAGAGGGCGCCAAGCACCAGCGGCCCCATCGCGATCAAAAACAGATCGTAGGACGGGATCTGCTGGCCGAGCATCGAGACCGCGCCGCGCAGACCGGGCGCTCGCGGGCCGACAAGATCTTCAGGCCCCCAGATCAGCACGACGGCATCCTCAGCCATCAGGGTCAGGCCAAAGGTCGCGAGCAATTGGAAAAGATCCGGCGCGTGATAGATGCGGCGTAGGATCAGCATCTCGATCGCGGCCCCGACCGCCGCCACGACCAGCGCGGCCAGCACCAGCGAGCCCCAGAAGCCGAACGGACCCGAAAAGCTTTCGGTCAGCGTATAGGCCACATAGGCCCCGAGCATCGCGAAAGCCCCATGGGCAAAATTCACGATCCGGGTGACCCCGAAGATGATCGAGAGCCCCGACGCGACCAGAAAGAGCGACGAGGCCGCCGCAAGACCGGTGAGGAATTGGGCAAGATAGAAGTCCAAGACGCTCACCTTTTTTCGAGATCGACGCGCGTGTCGCGTCTCACATCTGCGGACGGAGCGTCTTCACCATGTCGTCGCTCGGCAGCACGGAGGCGCCGTCGTGATAGACGAAATCCTTCATGATGCCGGCGCCGTCCTTCACGGTCGTGGTGCCCACGAACGCGCCGAGCGTCGATTGATGATCGATCGCGCGCAGACTGGCTTTGCCGAAGGGGGAGTCGAACGTCAGCCCTTCGGCCGCTTTCACCAAAGCCTCGGTGTCGGTCGAGGGCGCCTTCCGCAAAATATCGGCAGCCGCCTGGATCAGCGTGTAGCCGACCACCGATCCGAGACGCGGATGATCGTGATATTTGTCGTCATAGGCTTTCAGGAAGGCGTCGTGCTCTGGGGTGTGGATGCCGTACCAGGGATATCCGGTGACGATCCACCCCTCGGGCGCTTCATCCTTCAAGGCATCGAGATATTCCGGCTCGCCGGTCAGGAAACTGACGACCGAGCGATCCTTGAACAAGCCGCGCGTATTACCTTCGCGGACCAGCTTGACGAGATCGGGGCCGAATTCGACGTTGAGGATCGCGTCTGGCTTGGTGGCCGCGATGGCCTGAACCACAGGACCGGCGTCGATCTTGCCTTGCGGGGGCCATTGCTCGCCGACCCACTCGATATCGGGCCGTTTGGCCGATAGCAGTTGCTTGAAGACCTTAACGGCCGACTGGCCATATTCATAGTTCGGCGCGATCGTGGCCCAGCGCTTCGCCGGAAGTTTGGCGGCTTCGTCCGCCAGCATCGCGGCCTGCATGTAGTTGGAAGGCCTCAACCGAAACGTGTAATGGTTACCCGCCGACCAGACAATTGCGTCCGTCAGCGGCTCACCGGCCAGGTAAAGCACCTTCTTCTGCTTGGCGAAATCGGCGAGCGCGAGGCCGACATTCGAGAAGAACCCGCCGGTCAGCATCACGACATCCTCGCGCGACACCAGCTCATTGGCGGCCGTCACGGCATCGGCCGGTTTACCGGCGTCGTCCTTCGACACGACCACAAGCGTCTTGCCGTTGATGCCTCCGTGGGCGTTGATCTCCTCGACCGCGAGTTGCCAGCCCTTGCGATAAGGTTCGGTGAAGGCGGGCAGCGCCGAATAGGAGTTGATCTCCCCGATCTTGACCTCGCCATCGGCCGCGAGCACAGGCGCGGCCGCCGCGACGAGGGAGAGAACGGCGGGCAGGAACGCTGAAACGAGAAGGCGTCGTGTCATGAAACGTCTCTTTC includes:
- a CDS encoding ABC transporter permease → MDFYLAQFLTGLAAASSLFLVASGLSIIFGVTRIVNFAHGAFAMLGAYVAYTLTESFSGPFGFWGSLVLAALVVAAVGAAIEMLILRRIYHAPDLFQLLATFGLTLMAEDAVVLIWGPEDLVGPRAPGLRGAVSMLGQQIPSYDLFLIAMGPLVLGALWLVLHRTRFGILLRAATQDREMVAALGVNQKWLFTAVFALGVFLAGLGGALQIPRDAVNHAMDLQVIVEAFVVVVIGGLGSVGGAFVASVIVAELNAFGILAFPTVSIVLAFLVMAAVLVIRPYGLFGRREALSRSAAVLASRPWAPMSSRGRVAVAGVVVVLAALPLVAGDYWLTVGAEILIVALFAASLQLLMSTAGLASFGHAAYFGLGAYGAALATKALGLSMIPALGCGVAFGIAGAALFGLFCVRLSGVYFAMLTLAFAQIAWSIAFQWSAVTGGDNGLLGVWPAAWASSPRGFFWFALGCAVLGVAALRMLVFSPFGYGLRAVRDSMLRSEAIGIGRYWTQWIAFVVAGGAAGLAGAEFAFLKGSVFPDALGIPTSVDGLVMVLLGGVGTVSGSVVGAGVYKALSIWLVSQTDYSKLILGAVIVGLVLAFPSGLVGFVSKLRSPFGRPSVPQPQPRVETAE
- a CDS encoding ABC transporter substrate-binding protein; amino-acid sequence: MTRRLLVSAFLPAVLSLVAAAAPVLAADGEVKIGEINSYSALPAFTEPYRKGWQLAVEEINAHGGINGKTLVVVSKDDAGKPADAVTAANELVSREDVVMLTGGFFSNVGLALADFAKQKKVLYLAGEPLTDAIVWSAGNHYTFRLRPSNYMQAAMLADEAAKLPAKRWATIAPNYEYGQSAVKVFKQLLSAKRPDIEWVGEQWPPQGKIDAGPVVQAIAATKPDAILNVEFGPDLVKLVREGNTRGLFKDRSVVSFLTGEPEYLDALKDEAPEGWIVTGYPWYGIHTPEHDAFLKAYDDKYHDHPRLGSVVGYTLIQAAADILRKAPSTDTEALVKAAEGLTFDSPFGKASLRAIDHQSTLGAFVGTTTVKDGAGIMKDFVYHDGASVLPSDDMVKTLRPQM